The window GACTGGTTAAAGATGATGTTATTGTAGAAGCTGTAAACCCAAAGAATTTCTCCATAAAAATTAATAGCTACTACTTAAAATATGCAAGCAATGAAGAACTAAAGAAATTTATAGAGGAAAACTACAAAAGAGCTTTAGGTCTAAAAAAAGCAATAGAACAAAGGGCAGAAACCCTAAAAAAAATAGGAAAAGCTATTTTTAGAATTCAAAAAGAATTTTTAAAGGATGGAGAAACTCTTAAGCCTTTAAGCTACCAAGAAATTGCTGAAATGCTTTCTCTTCATGAATCAACCGTAAGTAGAGCTGTGAAAGACAAATTCGTAGAAACACCTTTTGGAACTTTCCCACTTAAATTTTTCTTCCGTAGAGGAATCTCTAAAAAGTCTGTTGATTCTATAAAGGAAAAAATAAGAAAAATAATAGAGTCTGAAGATAAAAAGAAACCTCTAAGTGACAGCAAAATTGCTGAAATTTTAAAAAGTCAAGGTATTAAGATAGCAAGAAGAACGGTTGCCAAGTATAGGGAAGAAATGGGAATACCAGGGGCTTTTGAAAGGAGAGAAAGATGAAGTTTTTAATGGAAAAATGTAGAAATAACTTTGAACCACCTTGGCAAAAAGTCCTTGACTTTATAGAAGAAAATTCTTTACCAAACAAAAGAAGAACTCTCATCTACACTGAAAAACTAAGGGAATCTCTTAAAGGGGACTTTCCAGCTTTCTTAGAGGATGAATTTCTCCTCCACATTATCACCCTATTTTCCTATTCCCAAGCTTTAGGAGAGTTTATAGTTAGAAACCCTCAAAGTTTGGGTGAATTAAAAGACATTTACAAAAAGAAATTTCTTCCTCAAGATTTTGAAGTAGAAGTGAAAGAAGAAGAAAATCAAAAGGAGTTTAAAGAGAGGTTAAAGTTTTATAAAAACCTTCAAATGGCGAGAGTTGTCCTAAGAGACATTTTAGATTTAGCTCCTTTTAGCGAACTTGTAAGAGATGTAACCTTAATTTACGACAGCATCCTAAAGGCAGCTTTTCGTTTTGTTCAAAAAATTATGGAAGAAAGATACGGAAAAGTTAACAGTGGTTTCATCATAGTTGATATGGGAAAAGCTGGAGGATTCGAGCTTAATTATTCTTCGGATATAGATATTCTATTTGTCTATGAAACAAGGTATGGTGAATCGAGTGGTGGTTCTTACGGGAAACTCCAAAACCACGATTACTTTTCTCTTTTTTCCAAATTTATAACAGAAATCTTAAGCGATGTAATAGTTGTAGACCTAAGG is drawn from Desulfurobacteriaceae bacterium and contains these coding sequences:
- a CDS encoding RNA polymerase sigma-54 factor, whose product is LVKDDVIVEAVNPKNFSIKINSYYLKYASNEELKKFIEENYKRALGLKKAIEQRAETLKKIGKAIFRIQKEFLKDGETLKPLSYQEIAEMLSLHESTVSRAVKDKFVETPFGTFPLKFFFRRGISKKSVDSIKEKIRKIIESEDKKKPLSDSKIAEILKSQGIKIARRTVAKYREEMGIPGAFERRER